From Desulfosalsimonas propionicica:
GATGGTGCTGGTCACCTATATCAACCAGCTCGTCCGGGAAGGCGTCCCGGTCAGTGCCGCATCGATTCAGGGGGCCTGCCTGCGGCTGCGGCCGGTGCTCATGACGGCCGCGACCACGGCCCTCGGCTTAATCCCGCTGCTGCTTTCGTCGGGCACGGGCAGCGAGGTGCAAAAACCCCTGGCCGTGGTGGTCATCGGCGGCCTGGTCTCTTCAACTTTTTTGACCCTGCTGGTGCTGCCGAGTCTTTATAAATGGTTTGCACCGCGCATTGAAACCGAAACCAACGGGAACTAAGGAGCAGAAATATGAAAATGATCATTGCCTACGTCAAACTCAACAAAATCGATGACGTGATGCTGGCGCTCCACAAAGTCGAGGGACTGACGGGCTGCAGCAATTCCGATGTGCGCGGGTTCGGCCGGGACCGAACGGCATCGGAGATATCGCTGGACTATAAGCCCCATATAAGGCTGGAACTGGCCTGCCGGGACGAACTGGCTGAAAAAGTGGTGGAAACCATTGAAAAGGCCGCCCATACCGGCCTTCGAGGCGATGGCAAAATCTATGTCCTGCCCGTTGAAAACGCGGTAAGAATCAGCAGCGGACGGCGCGGCGAACAGGCGGCTTGATACTTACTTTTAAACTCAGGGAAAATTGAAATGAAAATACAATCGAGTCGGCCGGGACAAGTAGCCAAAGCCGATTTGTCAACACTTGCCATTAGGATCGTTCCGGCCTATGATTTCATTAACAGAACAGCCGGAAGATCGACGGCATACCGCCCGATCGGTTTGATATCATCGGAGGGATCATCGCATTGATCGGCGTGGCGGTGATCATGTACTGGCCAAGGGGATAATGATGGATATGATTGATAACAACAGCCACCAGCATCAAACCGGAAATTACAACCGCGCCTTTGGGATTGGCATTATACTTAATGTCCTTTTCGTTGGCATTGAAGCGGGCTATGGCATTGCGGCCGGGTCATTGGCCCTGATAGCTGACGCAGGGCACAATTTGAGCGATGTGCTAAGCTTGCTGCTCGCCTGGGGTGCGGCTTTGCTCGCTGCGAAACCGGCGTCTGAGAAACGGACATATGGTTTCCGAAAATTAACCATCATGGCGTCTTTGGCCAATGCCATCGTGCTTCTGGTTGCGCTGGGCGCAATCACATGGGAAGCGATTGGCCGGTTCTTCGATCCAAAGCCGGTCGAAGCGATGATTGTTATCGTGGTTGCCGCCATCGGTGTCGTTATTAATGCTGTCACAGCTTTGCTTTTTGTATCCGGCCGGAAACATGACCTGAATATCAAAGGAGCATTCCTTCATATGGCAGCCGATGCCGGTGTCTCACTCGGTGTCGTGGTGGCGGGCATAATGATTATGTTTACAGGTTGGTTGTTGATTGATCCACTGATCAGTCTTCTCATCGTAGCTGTTATCCTCGTCGGTACCTGGTCATTGCTTCGTGATTCGATGAACCTTGCCATCGATTCGGTTCCCCGGGGTATTGATATCGCTGGAATAAAAAGATACTTAACCAGTCTTGAAAACGTGATTAAGATACATGATCTGCATGTCTGGGCGATGAGCACAACCGAAGTTGCGCTGTCTGTTCATGTGATTGTCAAAGATGGTGCTTTAGAAAATGACTTCCTGCCGAAACTCCAGCAACAGCTTCATGATCGTTTCGGAATAGAACATTCCACCATACAGATTGAAAAGCAGGATGATGCATCCTGTATGTTAAACAAGGACGCATGCATTTGAGAAACGGAAGTCGCAATAGGGGTCAAATCTTTAATCTTGACAATAATTTGTTGGCCATATCCTCAAACTGTTGCTTTAAAGCGGCATCCGATCGTTTCCGGCAACTTTTAACCGGGGCTGTTCCCTGGGTGATTTCCCGGAATCTTTTTCCAGAGCTTGACCCCATTCAATGCGAAAAATAGTTGACATTGTCAATTAAAGTTCATAATGTAAAAGTACAAGCAGACAGGAACGCGGAATTTTTTCCGGGGCAAAGGATAATACTTTTGCAAAAGAGCGTTTGTAAAGCCATCGAAGGGTAAAAGACAATGTTTTCAGAGATTGGCAGTACACTTGCCACAATCGCCTGGCACTTCGGTCCCAGGGGCCTGAACGGGGAATGCTGTGAAGATCTTTCCATGCCTGAGTTCATTGCCCTGGACAAGGTTTCAGCCACCCGGAACTGTTCCGTGCAGGAAGTGGGGCGCAGCCTTGGTTTCAGCAAAAGCGGGGCCACAAGAGTGGTCAACCGACTGGGAAAAAAGGGCTATATCAAAAAGCTAAAATCCCGCGAAGACGGCAGGGTATGCTGCATTGAACCCACGGACAAGGGCCGGGAGATGCTTCGGATGGCAGATCTGCGGTATCAGCAGCAATTTGAAGCGCTTTTATCCAGGTTCCCCTCTGAATCCAGACAGAAAATCAAAGAGGTCTTTTTCCGGGTGGCCGGGGCAGTGAAAGAGTAAATTTTTTTTGGATAAATGGTTGACATTGACAACTTTTAAGAGGGCATAATGAACAATCTTTTTACTTCGCTGAAATATTTTGCAGTCATTACCGCTGAGCTGACAGTCCTGTTTATCGGAATTAGCGCAATTGTGGCCCTGATTTTAATGTATATTCCCCGTGACCGCCTCCGGCAGTGGCTTTCCAGGCGGGGCATTTTCGGCAATTTCCTTGCCGGCATTGTCGGGGCATTGACCCCGTTTTGTGCCTGCTCCACAATCCCCATGACGCTTGGTTTTCTCAACGCCGGGGCGCCTTTTGGTCCGGTCATGACATTTGTGATCGCATCCCCGCTGCTCAACCCCATTATTATCGGAATGGTTGCGGTGCTCATGGGCTTAAAAGCCTGCCTGATCTATTTTGCGGTTACTTTTGCAGGCGCCATCTGCTTTGGAATCGTTCTGGAGAAGGCCGGAGGCGGCCGGTATGTAAAAAACGTCCGGGTAAAAGGGGGGTGCTGCGACAGCGGAGAGCTGGAAATTCCGGCGGCTTTTCCGGATAAGCTGAAAAGCGCTTTTGCTTCTGCCTGGACCGATTTCCGGGGGGTGCTGATCTATCTCCTGGTCGGCGTGGGGATCGGGGCTGTGATTTACGGATATATTCCACAGGAATGGATCGTGACAGCGGCCGGGCCCGGCAATCCGCTGGCCATACCGATTGCCGCGGTCATCGGGGTCCCCTTGTACATCCGGGCCGAATCGGCCATTCCCATCGGACTGGCTCTGGCTGAAAAAGGCATGAGCATGGGGGCGGTGATTGCCCTGATCATCGGCGGCGCCGGTATGGCGATTCCGGAGATGACCATGCTGGCAGGAATATTTAAAAAACGGCTGGTGGCTTCATTTGTGTTTGTTGTTTTTACAACCGCGGTGATCGGCGGATACGCATTTAACATGATACTGTAACCTATATCAGGTGTAAACCTGTCAAAAAAAAGGAGGCAAGTTATGGCTGAAGAAAAGAAAAAAGGGTTGCTGCAGAAAATTTTCGGAAGGAAACCCAGCTGCTGCAGTATCGAGCTCGAAAACGCAGAGCAGGAGAGCCAGCAGGAGGAATCGGAAAAAAAGAAGGATGAAGCCGGCCGGGGGTGCTGTTCGCAACGCAGTGAATCCGGAAATTTGCGCTGATCCGGAGTCCTGAGAAAAACCGGCCGCCGGATTATAGCCGGCGGCCGGAACTTTGGTAGGGCAGTTTTTTTTGATGGCAGCAGAAAGCGGACCGGGGGTCAATTGGCGTCCGCCGCCTTGGGCAGGGTCTCAAAAAGCGCCTCGATCCGGGTTTTGAGCTGGCCCGTATCCGCATCCGAATAATCGGTTTCCACCTTTAAAAAAGGCAGGCCGTGGTGGTTTTTTACGTGATCGGCGATCCGGCGGGATTCCACGTTGTATCCGTGGCATGCCTGCAGGATAAAATCGACCACCACGTCCGGCCGGTAGGTTTCGATGAGTTTCGACAGGGCGGTCATGCGCCCGGTGTTGGGTGTCATGCAGGCGCACGGGATTTTCAGGTATCGTTCTGCCAGGGCGCCGATGGGATCGCCGGTGTTTTCCGCGATGTCATTGTTAAACGTTTTTGTGCCGGTGCATGAATCCGGGGCCACCACGACCCCGCCGGCTTCTTCGATGACCCTGAATATTTTCGTGGCATCGCCTCCGATGGGACACCCCGTAACAAGGACCCGGGGGGCGTCCGGGGTGCCGAAATACCGGCCGGCCTGCTTTCTTTTTTCCA
This genomic window contains:
- a CDS encoding P-II family nitrogen regulator, which codes for MKMIIAYVKLNKIDDVMLALHKVEGLTGCSNSDVRGFGRDRTASEISLDYKPHIRLELACRDELAEKVVETIEKAAHTGLRGDGKIYVLPVENAVRISSGRRGEQAA
- a CDS encoding cation diffusion facilitator family transporter → MMDMIDNNSHQHQTGNYNRAFGIGIILNVLFVGIEAGYGIAAGSLALIADAGHNLSDVLSLLLAWGAALLAAKPASEKRTYGFRKLTIMASLANAIVLLVALGAITWEAIGRFFDPKPVEAMIVIVVAAIGVVINAVTALLFVSGRKHDLNIKGAFLHMAADAGVSLGVVVAGIMIMFTGWLLIDPLISLLIVAVILVGTWSLLRDSMNLAIDSVPRGIDIAGIKRYLTSLENVIKIHDLHVWAMSTTEVALSVHVIVKDGALENDFLPKLQQQLHDRFGIEHSTIQIEKQDDASCMLNKDACI
- a CDS encoding MarR family winged helix-turn-helix transcriptional regulator, whose amino-acid sequence is MFSEIGSTLATIAWHFGPRGLNGECCEDLSMPEFIALDKVSATRNCSVQEVGRSLGFSKSGATRVVNRLGKKGYIKKLKSREDGRVCCIEPTDKGREMLRMADLRYQQQFEALLSRFPSESRQKIKEVFFRVAGAVKE
- a CDS encoding permease; translation: MNNLFTSLKYFAVITAELTVLFIGISAIVALILMYIPRDRLRQWLSRRGIFGNFLAGIVGALTPFCACSTIPMTLGFLNAGAPFGPVMTFVIASPLLNPIIIGMVAVLMGLKACLIYFAVTFAGAICFGIVLEKAGGGRYVKNVRVKGGCCDSGELEIPAAFPDKLKSAFASAWTDFRGVLIYLLVGVGIGAVIYGYIPQEWIVTAAGPGNPLAIPIAAVIGVPLYIRAESAIPIGLALAEKGMSMGAVIALIIGGAGMAIPEMTMLAGIFKKRLVASFVFVVFTTAVIGGYAFNMIL